In Henckelia pumila isolate YLH828 unplaced genomic scaffold, ASM3356847v2 CTG_80:::fragment_1, whole genome shotgun sequence, one genomic interval encodes:
- the LOC140873739 gene encoding uncharacterized protein, giving the protein MTYNVVDEDPGLAGDYVKLEEGGGDVVTVCETETSSSCGGGGGGLWWSLWWWAKLVLVVLFVSLLGAVFFKWVGPFFMDKEIIPIINWERETFSSRTLALIVFGSVALFPCVLLPSTPSMWVAGITFGYGYGFLLIMGAVIIGASLPYFLGSLFYRKIQMWLERHPKKASIIRLAGEGNWFSQFRAVALIRISPFPYVVYNYCAVATDVKYCPYLLGTLAGMVPEVFVALYTGILIKTLADASHNGHTLSAPQIIFNVFGFCITVAATVIVTVYAKRRLRELQKAEELLLQ; this is encoded by the exons ATGACGTACAATGTAGTCGATGAGGATCCCGGGCTTGCAGGGGATTACGTGAAGTTAGAGGAGGGTGGTGGTGACGTGGTGACGGTATGCGAGACGGAAACATCGTCGTCTTGCGGTGGAGGCGGTGGAGGGCTGTGGTGGTCATTGTGGTGGTGGGCCAAGCTAGTGCTGGTGGTGTTGTTTGTTAGCCTGTTGGGTGCGGTTTTCTTCAAATGGGTCGGACCCTTTTTCATGGATAAG GAGATCATTCCCATCATAAATTGGGAGAGGGAAACATTCAGTTCCAGAACGCTAGCCCTTATTGTATTTGGTTCTGTGGCATTATTTCCATGTGTTCTTTTACCTTCTACCCCATCCATGTGGGTGGCCGGAATCACTTTTGGTTATGGTTATGGATTTTTGCTTATAATGGGAGCAGTGATCATTGGTGCCTCTCTTCCGTATTTCCTTGGGTCACTTTTCTACCGCAAAATCCAA ATGTGGCTAGAAAGACATCCCAAAAAAGCTTCTATCATAAGACTAGCAGGGGAAGGAAATTGGTTTAGTCAGTTCCGAGCCGTTGCATTGATTAGGATTTCTCCTTTTCCATATGTCGTGTACAACTACTGTGCTGTTGCTACAGATGTCAAGTACTGTCCTTACTTGTTGGGGACACTGGCAGGAATGGTGCCAGAAGTATTTGTCGCACTTTACAC TGGCATACTTATAAAAACTTTAGCTGATGCTTCACACAATGGCCACACATTGTCAGCTCCTCAAATAATCTTCAACGTCTTTGGCTTTTGCATAACTGTGGCCGCAACAGTTATAGTCACCGTATATGCTAAAAGGCGACTCAGGGAATTGCAGAAGGCAGAGGAGCTATTGCTGCAGTGA